Proteins from a single region of Catenulispora acidiphila DSM 44928:
- a CDS encoding endonuclease/exonuclease/phosphatase family protein: MPKIRVLSLNTLYKDKPRVRLRALAEVLADSDYDVVCLQELSLPPSFGLIRSLTKTSFPYAAHGTRLPTVAGGLLTLSRVPLVGHRYHVVAAPAKWRADVVMRRGVLVARFAVDGEFFTVTNTHLSPNHETDWSQAAPFTRVQQAELARMAQAIRRIDSGEPVIAVGDFNVPRDSWLFEGFQAASGLRDAFDGDAATTFRPVPGWDGAALDQILVSPGVPAKAEVVMQEKVRMGDGQDRYLSDHYGVAATIG, from the coding sequence GTGCCGAAGATTCGGGTGTTGTCGCTCAACACGCTCTACAAGGACAAGCCCAGGGTTCGGCTGCGCGCGCTGGCCGAGGTCTTGGCGGACTCCGACTACGACGTGGTCTGTCTTCAGGAGCTCTCGCTGCCGCCGAGCTTCGGGCTGATCCGTTCGCTGACGAAGACCTCGTTCCCGTACGCCGCCCACGGCACCAGGCTGCCGACGGTCGCCGGCGGGCTGCTGACGCTCTCGCGCGTCCCGCTGGTCGGGCACCGCTACCACGTTGTCGCCGCGCCGGCGAAGTGGCGGGCGGACGTGGTGATGCGCCGGGGCGTGCTGGTGGCCCGCTTCGCCGTCGACGGGGAGTTCTTCACCGTCACCAACACGCACCTGTCGCCGAACCACGAGACCGACTGGTCGCAGGCCGCGCCGTTCACCCGCGTCCAGCAGGCGGAGCTGGCGCGGATGGCGCAGGCGATCCGCCGCATCGACTCCGGCGAGCCGGTCATCGCCGTCGGGGACTTCAACGTCCCGCGCGACTCCTGGCTCTTCGAGGGCTTCCAGGCCGCCTCCGGGCTGCGGGACGCCTTCGACGGCGACGCCGCCACGACCTTCCGCCCGGTCCCCGGCTGGGACGGCGCCGCGCTGGACCAGATCCTGGTCTCGCCGGGCGTGCCCGCGAAAGCCGAAGTGGTGATGCAGGAGAAGGTGCGGATGGGCGACGGGCAGGACCGGTACCTGTCGGACCACTACGGCGTGGCTGCCACGATCGGGTGA
- a CDS encoding ABC transporter permease: protein MNRSAVRLVMRREFRERGRDRGFAVSVGISLLIVVVAVVISSLVSSHNKTPSFTVGFAGPRAAAEQQIAERQAPAYEIKLTSSLVTDSAGGQALVKSGKMDALVDGGQIYVQDSVDPKLAPVLAGANLASQVTDLDQLQGQSTVKLAPKDPDAGQRKTVALIAEIMLFSQMIAYCMWVATGVVEEKASRVIEVLLSSTSARVLLTGKIIGIGALGLLQLAATAAVGIGAGSATGALHMTGQIWQTVGIVAVWFVLGYIFYASAYAAVAARVSRQEEMQTAVQPLNLLLMVPYFAAFAALSNPDAVWVRVLSLVPPFSVLIQPVRIAGGDASWWEPVVAIGLMAVLTVGIVGAGARVYENSVLRFGSKVPMRVAWTAGRRA from the coding sequence GTGAATCGCAGCGCTGTTCGGCTTGTCATGCGGCGGGAGTTTCGGGAGCGGGGGCGGGATCGGGGGTTCGCGGTCTCGGTGGGGATTTCGCTGCTGATCGTGGTGGTGGCGGTGGTGATTTCTTCGTTGGTTTCGAGTCACAACAAGACTCCGTCGTTCACGGTCGGGTTTGCTGGGCCTCGTGCGGCGGCTGAGCAGCAGATTGCTGAGCGGCAGGCGCCGGCTTATGAGATCAAGCTGACGTCGAGTCTGGTCACCGATTCTGCGGGTGGGCAGGCGCTGGTCAAGAGCGGGAAGATGGATGCGCTCGTTGATGGCGGGCAGATTTATGTGCAGGATTCCGTTGATCCGAAGTTGGCGCCGGTGCTCGCTGGGGCGAATCTGGCTTCGCAGGTGACGGATCTGGATCAGTTGCAGGGGCAGAGTACGGTCAAGTTGGCGCCGAAGGATCCTGATGCGGGGCAGCGGAAGACTGTGGCGCTGATTGCCGAGATCATGTTGTTCAGTCAGATGATCGCCTATTGCATGTGGGTCGCGACCGGGGTGGTGGAGGAGAAGGCCAGTCGGGTCATTGAGGTGCTGTTGTCGAGCACTTCGGCTCGGGTGTTGTTGACCGGGAAGATCATCGGGATCGGGGCGTTGGGGCTGTTGCAGTTGGCCGCTACTGCCGCGGTGGGGATCGGTGCGGGGTCGGCGACCGGGGCTTTGCATATGACCGGGCAGATTTGGCAGACCGTGGGGATCGTCGCGGTTTGGTTCGTGCTCGGGTACATCTTCTATGCCTCCGCTTATGCCGCTGTGGCGGCTCGGGTGTCGCGGCAGGAGGAGATGCAGACGGCGGTGCAGCCGTTGAACTTGCTGCTGATGGTGCCCTACTTTGCTGCGTTCGCGGCGCTGAGCAATCCGGATGCGGTGTGGGTGCGGGTGCTTTCTTTGGTGCCGCCGTTCTCGGTGCTGATCCAGCCGGTGCGGATTGCCGGGGGTGATGCCTCGTGGTGGGAGCCGGTGGTGGCGATCGGGTTGATGGCGGTGCTGACGGTCGGGATCGTCGGTGCGGGCGCCAGGGTGTATGAGAACTCTGTGTTGCGGTTCGGGTCCAAGGTCCCGATGCGGGTCGCCTGGACCGCCGGGAGGAGGGCGTAG
- a CDS encoding GlxA family transcriptional regulator — protein MVETMEKVEDTGGRASRNGDVWPAAEPGRRPRDAADKVRKAHKAAGKHTVAVAVTEGAPIFEISIPVEVFGRIRPGMPELGYDVRICNPESGPVSSSGFTALAGDSYAALLTADTVIVPAVGDIYTEPAADLVAAVRQAHANGARVASLCSGAFVLAAAGLLDGRRATTHWYYAQEFRKRFPAVDLDPAVLYIDDGDVLTSAGTTAGIDLCVAIVAADHGADVANTLSRRLVAPTHRSGGQAQYVDTPAPLARRDNLGPLLDWMRTHLAETLTVADLARHANVAERTLIRRFHTAVGTTPGKWLTEQRVLHARRLLETTDLPVDRVASAAGLGGAANLRHHFTEVVGVAPSDYRRAFRQPGV, from the coding sequence ATGGTCGAAACGATGGAGAAGGTCGAGGACACCGGAGGGCGCGCGAGCCGGAACGGGGATGTGTGGCCGGCTGCGGAACCGGGTCGGAGGCCGCGCGACGCGGCGGACAAGGTGCGCAAGGCGCACAAGGCGGCGGGCAAGCACACGGTCGCCGTCGCCGTCACCGAGGGCGCGCCGATCTTCGAGATCTCGATCCCGGTCGAGGTCTTCGGCCGCATCCGGCCGGGCATGCCGGAACTCGGTTACGACGTCCGGATCTGCAACCCGGAATCAGGGCCCGTATCCTCCAGCGGCTTCACCGCGCTCGCCGGCGACAGCTACGCCGCGCTCCTCACCGCGGACACGGTCATCGTTCCTGCGGTCGGGGACATCTACACCGAACCGGCCGCGGACCTCGTCGCGGCGGTGCGCCAGGCGCACGCGAACGGTGCGCGCGTGGCGTCCCTGTGCTCCGGCGCCTTTGTCCTGGCCGCCGCCGGGCTGCTCGACGGCCGCCGTGCGACCACGCACTGGTATTACGCGCAGGAGTTCCGGAAGCGCTTCCCGGCTGTGGACCTCGATCCTGCGGTGCTCTACATCGACGACGGCGACGTGCTCACCAGCGCGGGTACGACTGCCGGGATCGACCTGTGCGTCGCCATCGTCGCCGCCGATCACGGTGCGGACGTCGCCAACACCCTGTCCCGGCGTTTGGTGGCGCCGACGCACCGCAGCGGCGGGCAGGCGCAGTATGTTGACACGCCCGCGCCATTGGCTCGGCGTGACAACCTCGGGCCGCTGCTGGACTGGATGCGGACGCACTTGGCGGAGACGTTGACTGTTGCCGATTTGGCCCGGCACGCGAACGTCGCCGAGCGGACTTTGATCCGCCGCTTCCACACCGCGGTCGGCACGACGCCCGGAAAATGGCTGACGGAGCAACGGGTTCTGCACGCGCGCCGGCTCCTGGAAACCACAGACCTGCCGGTAGATCGTGTCGCCTCGGCGGCCGGGCTCGGCGGCGCGGCGAATCTGCGGCACCACTTCACCGAGGTGGTCGGGGTGGCGCCCAGCGACTACCGGCGCGCCTTCCGGCAGCCAGGAGTCTGA
- a CDS encoding MFS transporter — protein sequence MSLTDVEKAAVATPPRTHKETWSRAALALTAVGWGANQFAPMVLLYRERMGVSASAAEAIFGLYAAGLVPGLLIAGPLSDRVGRRPVVAFAVLLSMISGVVLMLGSHGLGWLSTGRVLMGIASGAAFSAGSAWVKELSATNAVAGAGARRASIAMTAGFGIGPLIAGVLVQWGPAAYEVPYIPQLILAAAALFLLAGTPETVQRWPSGILGGGLLRLRGFSDRRFVGVVLPMAPWVFGAATIAMVYLPGLSASHVKGISLVFAGTAAMVTAMSGVAIQPFARRVAASPAGQDRARPRLLTLGLALVTVGTLAEAGVAALNSLGAWQAVLTLVVAVVMGFGYGILLVFGLAEVQRLAPPEDLAGMTAVFQAFTYLGFAAPYLLSALKNVASPSTLLLAVAALGVLTIAVTVRNARVTAKQS from the coding sequence GTGAGCCTTACAGATGTGGAGAAAGCCGCGGTGGCGACACCCCCGCGGACACACAAGGAGACCTGGTCCCGTGCCGCGCTCGCCCTGACCGCGGTCGGCTGGGGTGCCAACCAGTTCGCGCCGATGGTGCTGCTGTACCGGGAGCGGATGGGCGTCTCGGCGTCCGCCGCGGAGGCGATCTTCGGGCTGTACGCGGCCGGCCTGGTCCCAGGACTGCTGATCGCCGGCCCGCTGTCGGACCGCGTCGGCCGCCGCCCGGTCGTGGCGTTCGCGGTGCTGCTGTCAATGATCTCCGGCGTGGTGCTGATGCTCGGCTCGCACGGCCTGGGCTGGCTCTCCACCGGCCGCGTGCTGATGGGCATCGCCAGCGGCGCGGCCTTCAGCGCGGGCAGCGCGTGGGTGAAGGAGCTGTCGGCGACGAACGCGGTCGCCGGCGCCGGCGCACGGCGCGCCTCGATCGCGATGACAGCCGGCTTCGGCATCGGCCCGCTGATCGCCGGCGTACTGGTGCAGTGGGGACCCGCCGCGTATGAGGTCCCTTATATTCCACAGCTGATTCTCGCCGCGGCAGCGCTGTTTTTGCTTGCCGGCACACCGGAAACCGTGCAGCGCTGGCCCTCGGGCATCCTCGGCGGCGGCCTGCTGCGCCTGCGCGGCTTCTCCGACCGGCGCTTCGTCGGCGTGGTGCTGCCGATGGCGCCGTGGGTGTTCGGCGCAGCGACGATCGCCATGGTCTACCTCCCAGGCCTGTCGGCGAGCCACGTCAAGGGGATCTCCCTGGTCTTCGCCGGCACGGCCGCCATGGTGACCGCGATGTCCGGCGTGGCGATCCAGCCATTCGCCCGCCGCGTCGCCGCCTCCCCGGCAGGCCAGGACCGCGCCCGTCCGCGCCTACTGACCCTCGGCCTCGCGCTGGTGACCGTCGGCACCCTCGCCGAAGCTGGCGTCGCCGCACTGAACAGCCTCGGCGCCTGGCAGGCAGTGCTGACGCTGGTCGTCGCGGTCGTCATGGGCTTCGGCTACGGCATCCTGCTGGTCTTCGGCCTCGCCGAGGTCCAACGGCTGGCTCCCCCGGAAGACCTCGCGGGCATGACCGCGGTGTTCCAAGCCTTCACCTACCTCGGCTTCGCAGCACCATACCTGTTGTCCGCACTGAAGAACGTCGCCTCGCCCAGCACCCTGCTGCTCGCGGTCGCGGCGCTCGGCGTACTGACGATCGCGGTGACGGTGCGGAACGCGCGGGTGACGGCGAAGCAGTCGTAG
- a CDS encoding prenyltransferase/squalene oxidase repeat-containing protein, producing MEIDLGAAVSFVATHARVIERRRLHLLVDGGSPAGVLAALDAYRNPDGGYGWGLEPDQRSSTSQPVAAMHALEVLATIGDDSDRATQICDWLAGHAMADGGIPFGLPCSDTAGCAPHWTGADAHTSSLQMTAQLAAQAHRVARHRKDIAEHPWLVQATSFCLDSIDRIEEAPHPYELMFVFLFLDAVADHDSRADRLFDRVLRFVVPDSPTSVPEAEGEVLHLLDFSAYAGSRSRSLFDRAAITADLHRLASQQQPDGGWQVTFPASSPAAALEWRGYATLQAVATLRGGV from the coding sequence ATGGAGATCGATCTGGGCGCCGCAGTATCTTTCGTCGCTACGCACGCCCGGGTCATCGAACGACGTCGTTTGCATCTCCTGGTTGACGGAGGCTCCCCGGCGGGCGTCTTGGCCGCGCTGGATGCCTATCGAAACCCCGATGGCGGATACGGATGGGGGCTGGAGCCGGACCAGCGTTCGTCCACGAGCCAGCCGGTCGCCGCCATGCACGCGTTGGAGGTGCTGGCGACGATCGGCGACGACAGTGACCGCGCGACGCAGATCTGCGACTGGCTCGCCGGACACGCCATGGCCGACGGCGGCATCCCCTTCGGCCTCCCGTGCTCCGACACGGCGGGCTGCGCGCCGCACTGGACCGGCGCTGACGCGCATACATCGTCGCTACAGATGACGGCGCAGCTCGCGGCCCAGGCCCACAGAGTCGCGCGGCACCGCAAAGACATCGCGGAGCACCCCTGGCTGGTCCAGGCCACCAGCTTCTGTCTGGACTCGATCGATCGCATCGAGGAGGCTCCGCACCCCTACGAGCTGATGTTCGTGTTCCTCTTCCTCGACGCCGTCGCCGACCACGACTCCCGGGCCGACCGGCTGTTCGACCGCGTCCTACGATTCGTGGTCCCCGACAGTCCGACCTCCGTGCCCGAGGCCGAAGGCGAGGTGCTGCACCTGCTGGACTTCAGCGCGTACGCCGGCTCCCGGTCCCGCTCGCTCTTCGACCGGGCCGCGATCACCGCCGACCTGCACCGCCTGGCCTCCCAGCAGCAGCCCGACGGCGGATGGCAGGTCACTTTCCCCGCCTCTTCCCCCGCCGCCGCTCTGGAATGGCGCGGATACGCGACGCTGCAAGCCGTGGCAACGCTGCGGGGCGGGGTCTGA